In Stenotrophomonas sp. 169, one DNA window encodes the following:
- a CDS encoding queuosine precursor transporter, with product MSARPAPAFAPMTVRALLLAVLAMGAVVLGSNVLVQYPINDWLTWGAFSYPVAFLVSNLINRRFGPGPARRVAWAGFALAVVLSFWVATPRIAVASCSAFIVAQLLDITVFDRLRRGSWWRAPMVATTCSATVDTTIFWSIAFAGSTLPWVSWALGDLAVKLAIGICLLAPFRALLWKMAPAR from the coding sequence ATGTCCGCGCGTCCCGCCCCCGCTTTTGCTCCGATGACCGTCCGCGCGCTGCTGCTGGCGGTGTTGGCCATGGGCGCGGTGGTGCTGGGCTCGAACGTGCTGGTGCAGTACCCGATCAACGACTGGCTGACCTGGGGTGCGTTCAGCTATCCGGTCGCGTTCCTGGTGAGCAACCTGATCAACCGCCGCTTCGGCCCAGGCCCTGCCCGCCGGGTGGCGTGGGCCGGTTTCGCGCTGGCGGTGGTGCTGTCGTTCTGGGTGGCGACGCCGCGCATCGCCGTGGCCTCGTGCTCCGCCTTCATCGTGGCGCAGTTGCTGGACATCACCGTCTTCGACCGATTGCGCCGCGGCAGCTGGTGGCGGGCCCCGATGGTGGCCACCACCTGCAGTGCGACGGTGGATACCACGATTTTCTGGAGCATCGCCTTCGCCGGTTCCACGCTGCCGTGGGTGAGCTGGGCGCTGGGCGATCTGGCGGTAAAGCTGGCGATCGGCATCTGCCTGCTGGCCCCGTTCCGCGCGCTGCTGTGGAAGATGGCCCCGGCGCGGTGA